The Spirochaetales bacterium sequence AGCGGGACAATAATCCGGATGTCAGACCCGGAATGAAATGTTACGAAGTATTCGAGGAATACGGCATGCGCTGTCCGTTCTGTGTCGCGCACAAGGCGATGGAGCTTCTGGAAATACAGCGAAACGAGGATTATGTTTCGATCCAGAAGGGCGTGGAGGTTCCCGTCCATCTCAATATCACCGTCTTTCCGGTCACCGACTCCGGCGGAAGGCTATTGGGGGCGATCGAGATCGCCTATAATGTGGAAAATATTTATCAGACGACCGTGCGTCTCGAACGCCTCAACAAGGAGTACGAACACGTCATCTACGCCCTTTCCCACGACCTGCGCGCGCCGCTGGTCTCGATCGAAGGGTTTCTCGCGAAACTCGTCAGGGGAAAGCACGTCAAGGAGAACGATGAAGTCGCCGATCACTGTATGGACAGGATTCACGCGAATGTTCGGATGATGAACAATCTGGTCAAGGTGCTGCTGGATACCTCAAGGATCGCGACCGGAAAACTCGAAATTCAGGAAGTCGACATGCAGTACATCGCCGAATCGGTGGTGGAGCAGTTTCGCAACAGGATAAAGGAGAAGGGGGTGACGGTGACCGTGGTCATGGAAACGCGCGTGTATATGTGCGACAGGATCCGGGTGCAGCAGGTATTCAGCAACCTCATCGAAAACAGTCTCGAACATTCGAAAAACGTGAAGCACCTGTATATCGAAATCGGTTCGCGGAAAAACACCTTCTGGGTAAAGGACACGGGACCGGGAATTCCGGACGGTTTCAGGGAACGGGCGTTCGAAGCCTTTGCGCAGGCGGGTGACAGCGGAACGGACCATTTCGGGATGGGAATGAGTATCGTCTATAAAATCATCCAGAAGCACGGCGGCAAGGTCTGGATCGAGAGTACCGAGGGCAGGGGAACGACGGTCTTTTTTACATTGCGGCCACTTTAGGTATAGTCTGATTCACTTATCAATCAATAGGCTTTCATCCTATCAAACTATATTATTTTCCCCGATTGTTTCATGAAAGCGGTTAATGGTATGCTCAGATACACTGACAACAAAAAAGCGAATGACATTATCGTAAAGTGTATTGTATAAAATTAAAGGGAGGTACGCATGTATAAAAAACAGGTATTTACGGTAGTGAGCGTGTTGATTGTTTTTCTCTGCTGCGTTATCGATACCGCGGCACAGACTGCGACCATCAACGCCAATACGGTTCAGCAATACATCAGGGGATTCGGCGCGGCCAATATCATCGGCTGGAGAGACGATATGACCGCCGCGGACAGAATACTCGCTTTTTCGGTTACCGAGGGTATCGGGTTGAGCGTGCTTCGCGTCCGCGTTTCTCCGAACAGTGCTGACTGGGCGTCCAATAAGGCAAGCATCGACGCTGCTAAATCCAACGGGGCCATGGTTATCGCTTCGGCGTGGTCTGCCCCCGCTTCGATGAAAACCAACAATAATACGACGGGCGGGAATCTCAAAACGGATTCCTACGCGGCGTACGCGACGCACCTGAGGGATTTCTGCAGCGCTGTCGGCGGGGTGGACGCCATCAGTCCGATCAACGAACCGAACATCACGGTCGACTATGAATCGATGGAAATGTCCGCTTCCGACGTGGCGTCGTTCGTTGCCGCGCAGGGAGCAAACTGCGGCGCGCCGATCTTTGCTCCGGAACCCTACAACATGAGCCAGTCCTTTATCAACCAGTACCTGAGTAATTCCGGCGCGAGGTCGAACA is a genomic window containing:
- a CDS encoding HAMP domain-containing histidine kinase, with translation MGKRDIAGIREQFMHPPELVQMILDGLEAGVMFIDTEYNIVFMNREKRDNNPDVRPGMKCYEVFEEYGMRCPFCVAHKAMELLEIQRNEDYVSIQKGVEVPVHLNITVFPVTDSGGRLLGAIEIAYNVENIYQTTVRLERLNKEYEHVIYALSHDLRAPLVSIEGFLAKLVRGKHVKENDEVADHCMDRIHANVRMMNNLVKVLLDTSRIATGKLEIQEVDMQYIAESVVEQFRNRIKEKGVTVTVVMETRVYMCDRIRVQQVFSNLIENSLEHSKNVKHLYIEIGSRKNTFWVKDTGPGIPDGFRERAFEAFAQAGDSGTDHFGMGMSIVYKIIQKHGGKVWIESTEGRGTTVFFTLRPL